One window from the genome of Mucilaginibacter ginsenosidivorans encodes:
- the hisC gene encoding histidinol-phosphate transaminase, with the protein MFDINNLLRENIKTLKPYSSARDEYQGEASVFLDANENAFGSPLDQSYNRYPDPLQYDVKMRLSEIKGVPARNIFLGNGSDEAIDILFRSFCNPGVDNVILVPPTYGMYEVSANINDIAIKRVPLTEEYQLNLEGIAEAIDAKTKLIFICSPNNPTGNSMNRDDVETLLANFNGLVVVDEAYINFSRQKTFIQELTEYANLVVLQTLSKAWGLAGLRVGMAFASEEIIEVMNRVKPPYNVNEASQQLALKALQNIDQVNNWIRETLIQRDKLVLELKNFDFVVDIYPSDANFILVKTTDARGIYNFLVGKGIIVRDRSKVELCEGCLRITVGTPDENITLLQTLQDYK; encoded by the coding sequence ATGTTTGATATAAATAACCTTTTACGCGAGAACATCAAAACCCTCAAACCCTACTCTTCCGCCCGGGATGAGTACCAGGGCGAGGCCAGCGTGTTTTTGGATGCCAACGAGAATGCCTTTGGTTCGCCTTTGGACCAAAGCTATAACCGTTATCCTGATCCGCTGCAATACGATGTTAAGATGCGCCTGAGCGAGATCAAGGGGGTGCCTGCCCGCAATATATTTTTGGGTAATGGTAGCGACGAGGCGATCGATATCCTTTTCCGGAGTTTTTGCAACCCGGGTGTTGATAACGTAATACTGGTACCGCCAACCTATGGTATGTACGAGGTATCGGCCAATATCAACGACATTGCTATCAAACGCGTTCCGCTTACCGAAGAATACCAGTTGAACCTGGAAGGCATTGCCGAGGCCATCGACGCTAAGACAAAACTGATCTTTATCTGTTCGCCCAACAATCCAACCGGCAACTCGATGAACCGGGACGATGTGGAAACACTGCTGGCAAATTTTAACGGTTTGGTTGTGGTGGATGAAGCTTACATCAACTTCAGCAGGCAAAAAACTTTCATACAGGAACTTACCGAATATGCCAACCTTGTAGTGCTGCAAACGCTGTCCAAAGCCTGGGGACTGGCGGGCTTACGTGTGGGTATGGCTTTCGCGAGCGAGGAGATCATCGAGGTGATGAACAGGGTGAAACCGCCTTATAATGTGAACGAAGCATCGCAGCAGTTAGCGCTTAAAGCTTTACAAAATATAGACCAGGTAAACAACTGGATACGAGAAACTTTAATTCAACGGGATAAACTGGTACTTGAATTAAAGAACTTCGATTTTGTGGTGGACATCTACCCTTCCGATGCTAATTTTATACTGGTTAAAACAACCGACGCAAGGGGCATTTATAACTTCTTAGTGGGCAAAGGCATCATCGTTCGCGACCGTTCCAAAGTGGAATTATGCGAGGGGTGCCTGAGGATAACGGTAGGCACGCCGGATGAAAATATAACTTTATTACAAACTTTACAGGATTACAAATGA
- the hisD gene encoding histidinol dehydrogenase, with the protein MKRFNYSDLSKAAIQKLVQRNVDPAEEIRAVVEDVIKNVRANGDKALFDYAAKFDKVELKSLFIEKDEIGQLASTLQPDQKQALQMAYDNIYKFHQTQLKTEDKVETMPGVTCWRELRPIEKVGLYIPGGTAVLPSTFLMLGIPAQIAGCHEIVVCSPPQRNGKVNAYIAYVAHLLGIEKIYLIGGSQAIAAMAYGTESIPKVDKIFGPGNQYVTKAKTIIQSTTNTAIDMPAGPSEVLVIADESAVPEYVAADLLAQAEHGVDSQSVLVTTSTELAEKVQAELTKQLPVLPRAEIAGKAIDNSYIVITNTLDEAMDFSNQYAPEHLILATASWRQITGNIINAGSVFLGNLTPESAGDYASGTNHTLPTSAYARAYSGVSVDSFVKKITFQHITPDGIKNIGPTVETLAELEGLQAHKNAVTVRMK; encoded by the coding sequence ATGAAGCGATTTAACTATTCAGACTTAAGCAAAGCAGCTATTCAAAAACTGGTTCAGCGCAATGTTGACCCGGCCGAGGAGATACGTGCCGTGGTAGAAGATGTGATTAAAAACGTCCGCGCTAATGGCGACAAGGCTTTATTTGACTATGCCGCTAAGTTTGATAAAGTGGAGTTGAAGAGCTTGTTTATTGAAAAGGACGAAATTGGGCAGTTGGCGTCAACACTTCAACCCGATCAGAAACAAGCGCTGCAAATGGCTTACGATAATATTTACAAATTTCACCAAACACAGCTAAAAACTGAGGACAAGGTAGAAACCATGCCCGGTGTTACCTGCTGGCGTGAACTGAGGCCGATTGAAAAAGTCGGCTTATATATACCGGGTGGCACCGCGGTGTTGCCAAGTACCTTCCTGATGCTGGGCATCCCGGCACAGATAGCGGGCTGCCACGAAATTGTCGTATGCTCGCCGCCGCAAAGGAACGGCAAGGTGAATGCTTATATCGCTTACGTGGCGCATTTGCTGGGTATCGAAAAGATTTATCTGATTGGCGGCTCACAGGCTATTGCGGCCATGGCTTATGGTACCGAAAGCATTCCGAAAGTTGATAAGATATTCGGTCCCGGGAATCAGTATGTAACCAAGGCCAAAACCATTATACAATCCACCACCAATACCGCTATTGATATGCCGGCAGGGCCGTCGGAAGTATTGGTGATTGCCGATGAAAGCGCCGTACCGGAATATGTTGCTGCCGACCTGTTGGCACAGGCCGAACACGGCGTGGACAGTCAATCGGTTTTAGTGACAACGTCAACTGAGCTGGCCGAAAAAGTACAGGCCGAATTAACCAAACAATTGCCGGTGTTACCACGTGCGGAAATTGCCGGGAAGGCCATAGATAACTCGTACATCGTAATTACAAACACGCTGGACGAGGCGATGGATTTCAGCAATCAATACGCGCCGGAACACCTGATATTAGCCACTGCCAGCTGGCGACAAATAACTGGCAATATCATTAATGCAGGCTCGGTGTTCCTGGGTAACCTGACGCCGGAAAGCGCGGGGGATTATGCATCGGGCACCAATCACACTTTGCCGACAAGCGCTTATGCACGGGCTTATTCGGGTGTGTCGGTTGATTCGTTTGTGAAAAAGATCACCTTTCAGCATATCACCCCGGATGGCATTAAAAACATAGGGCCAACAGTGGAGACTTTGGCGGAACTGGAAGGCTTACAGGCGCATAAGAATGCGGTAACAGTGAGAATGAAATAA
- the hisG gene encoding ATP phosphoribosyltransferase — MKTLKIAIQKSGRLNEKSVELLKNCGLNFENYKSSLISPVSNFPLEILFLRDDDIPEYVQDGIADLGIVGENVIQETEVEVSYLQKLGFGKCSLKIAVPNTLPIKNLSELDGKSIATTYPVILGKFLKQKGIESDIRTISGSVEISPGLGLSDAICDLVSTGGTLKSNGLKPFADVMSSEAVLIGRKGSENEDLIKELIQRVQSVLRAKETKYVVLNVEKAHLPEIIKLLPGVKSPSVVPLAEEGWVAVHTVIPERDFWERISQLKQAGAQGIVVMPIEKIIL, encoded by the coding sequence GTGAAAACACTCAAAATAGCCATCCAGAAATCGGGAAGGCTCAACGAAAAATCAGTTGAATTACTGAAAAATTGCGGCCTTAATTTCGAAAATTACAAGAGCTCGCTCATCTCCCCTGTCTCCAACTTCCCGCTCGAAATACTTTTCCTCCGTGATGACGATATCCCCGAATACGTGCAGGATGGTATTGCCGACCTGGGCATCGTAGGCGAAAACGTGATTCAGGAAACCGAGGTGGAAGTTAGTTACCTGCAAAAGCTGGGCTTTGGCAAATGCTCGTTAAAAATAGCTGTTCCGAATACCCTGCCGATCAAAAACCTGTCTGAACTGGACGGAAAATCCATAGCAACCACCTACCCGGTTATATTAGGCAAATTCTTAAAACAAAAAGGCATCGAATCTGACATCCGTACCATATCCGGCTCGGTTGAAATATCGCCTGGCTTAGGTTTGAGTGATGCTATCTGCGACCTGGTATCAACCGGTGGCACACTGAAAAGCAATGGCTTAAAACCGTTTGCCGATGTGATGTCGTCGGAAGCAGTTTTGATCGGCCGTAAAGGCAGCGAGAATGAGGACCTGATAAAGGAACTCATACAGCGCGTGCAATCGGTGCTGCGTGCCAAGGAAACCAAATATGTGGTGCTGAATGTGGAGAAGGCTCACCTACCGGAGATCATCAAACTATTGCCGGGAGTTAAAAGCCCATCCGTAGTGCCATTGGCCGAAGAAGGCTGGGTTGCAGTGCATACCGTTATACCTGAGAGGGATTTTTGGGAAAGGATCAGTCAGCTGAAACAGGCCGGCGCACAGGGCATTGTGGTGATGCCGATTGAGAAGATTATTTTATAA
- a CDS encoding DUF2264 domain-containing protein, with the protein MKRRKFLQNAGMLGVTPLIPSIAPQKPLPEDNLKINTRQVWLNYLEKLASPVLNALAADRLKEKMPVETREPALAKDRAKYTHLEAFGRLLCGIAPWLQADHEDGDENQLREKHFHLSLKGIKNSVDPEAKDYMNWGEKGGQPLVDASFFAYALLRCPKLWTGLDDPTRQQVVRCLRKTHDFKPPENNWLLFAAMIETFFMTINEPFDQEKITYAINRHIEWYKGDGLYGDGAEFHWDYYNSFVIHPYLYDILKINATGEPGLEPIRKQVLEHNRRYAVIQERLIGTDGLYPPIGRSITYRTGAFHHLANMALHHELPGEIPPAQVRCALTAVIDQLTGAKGMFDDNGWLQIGLYGHQPLLAENYISTGSLYLCSAILLPLGLPASDPFWSMADEGWTSTKIAKGVDLPADHSI; encoded by the coding sequence ATGAAAAGGAGAAAATTTTTGCAGAATGCAGGAATGCTTGGCGTAACTCCTTTAATTCCGTCTATCGCTCCGCAAAAACCATTGCCGGAGGACAATCTCAAAATAAACACACGGCAGGTTTGGTTAAATTATCTCGAAAAATTGGCGTCGCCTGTATTGAATGCCCTGGCAGCAGATCGGCTTAAAGAAAAAATGCCTGTCGAAACCCGCGAACCGGCGCTGGCAAAAGACAGGGCAAAATACACTCACCTGGAGGCTTTTGGCCGTTTATTATGCGGCATAGCGCCCTGGCTCCAGGCGGATCATGAGGATGGCGATGAGAACCAGCTGCGGGAAAAACACTTCCACCTTTCGCTGAAAGGGATCAAAAATTCAGTTGATCCTGAAGCGAAAGACTATATGAACTGGGGCGAAAAGGGTGGTCAGCCGCTTGTGGACGCCTCGTTTTTTGCCTATGCCTTGCTTCGCTGCCCAAAACTATGGACAGGCCTCGATGACCCGACACGGCAGCAAGTTGTTAGATGTTTACGAAAAACCCACGATTTTAAACCGCCTGAAAATAACTGGCTCCTGTTCGCCGCTATGATCGAGACGTTTTTTATGACGATAAATGAACCGTTCGATCAAGAAAAAATCACCTATGCTATCAACCGCCATATAGAATGGTATAAAGGCGACGGCTTATATGGCGACGGGGCCGAATTTCACTGGGATTACTACAACAGTTTTGTCATACATCCTTATTTATACGACATCTTAAAAATAAACGCAACCGGCGAACCTGGACTGGAACCTATACGAAAACAAGTGCTCGAACATAATCGCCGTTATGCAGTTATCCAGGAACGCCTGATCGGCACGGACGGGTTGTATCCGCCAATTGGCCGCTCGATAACTTACCGTACCGGGGCGTTTCATCACCTGGCCAACATGGCCCTTCACCACGAGTTGCCCGGAGAGATACCCCCGGCGCAGGTGCGTTGCGCGCTAACGGCGGTTATTGATCAATTGACCGGAGCAAAAGGCATGTTTGATGATAACGGCTGGCTGCAAATAGGCTTGTACGGTCATCAGCCGTTATTGGCGGAAAACTACATATCAACCGGTAGTCTTTATTTATGCTCGGCTATACTTCTCCCGCTTGGACTGCCTGCGTCCGATCCTTTCTGGAGTATGGCGGATGAGGGTTGGACGTCGACGAAAATAGCGAAAGGGGTCGATTTACCCGCAGACCATAGTATATAG
- a CDS encoding glycosyltransferase family protein, which produces MKLNRYITNLDSFIFACIGFYAIYLYTSYSGVGLSPDSLMYASAADSFSAHGNMVTFTGTPITFFPVFYPFFLGIIQLFSRTNAVQAGYIINCFLFAAVVFTSGWIMERFMSHSRIYKILILIAIVISPALLEIYSFLWSETLFILEILLFIIAYWKYTHGHTLKALVITGIITAIACITRYAGIAIVGTGCLLILLDFELPVKKKIGHLFLYGTLSISLLVANLVYNSSVTGLSTGTREPSITPFSQNLFRVGTVINDWGALSSKADSFAILVTCVIVLSLIGVLAWKTFKQRINSYENVVIGFAVVYGLFMIILATFSRFEPINSRLLSPMFIPLLIACTSWVPDVLKMAHSAVLKYSLAVIAVAAMLMFEYSTVKIDYQRYDDELDYGVPGYSDDSWNKSEFAPYLKKHKSIFQPGVPVYSDANEAVWLFTGLSSQLVPHSFFKKDVEKFYNQKRFYLVWFDSLYNSELVPLKDIMAHRKLVKIGGAKEGKVYLSDEKK; this is translated from the coding sequence ATGAAACTTAACCGCTACATAACCAATCTCGATTCCTTCATCTTCGCCTGTATCGGTTTCTATGCTATTTACTTATACACTTCATATAGCGGCGTTGGGCTTTCGCCCGATTCGCTGATGTATGCCAGCGCTGCCGACAGTTTTAGCGCGCATGGCAACATGGTTACATTTACCGGCACACCGATTACCTTTTTCCCGGTTTTTTACCCGTTCTTTTTAGGCATTATACAGCTATTTTCGCGCACTAACGCGGTGCAGGCGGGTTACATCATCAACTGTTTCCTGTTTGCGGCGGTGGTGTTTACCAGCGGATGGATAATGGAGCGTTTTATGTCGCACTCGCGTATTTACAAAATACTGATCCTGATAGCTATTGTGATCAGCCCCGCATTGCTCGAGATCTATTCGTTCTTGTGGTCGGAGACCTTATTTATATTGGAGATACTGCTCTTCATCATTGCCTACTGGAAATACACGCATGGGCATACCTTAAAAGCACTCGTAATAACGGGTATCATCACCGCTATTGCCTGCATTACCCGTTACGCAGGTATCGCCATAGTTGGTACGGGATGCCTGCTGATATTGCTTGATTTTGAATTGCCTGTTAAAAAGAAGATAGGTCACCTGTTCCTTTACGGAACCCTATCCATATCGCTACTGGTGGCAAACCTGGTCTATAACAGCAGCGTTACCGGGCTTAGCACCGGCACGCGCGAGCCATCGATAACCCCGTTCAGTCAAAACCTGTTCCGCGTGGGCACTGTCATTAACGACTGGGGCGCGCTGAGCAGCAAGGCCGATTCGTTTGCCATACTGGTTACCTGCGTCATCGTGCTGTCGCTGATAGGCGTGCTGGCCTGGAAAACATTTAAACAGCGCATTAACAGTTACGAGAACGTGGTGATCGGTTTTGCCGTGGTTTACGGTTTGTTCATGATCATTTTGGCTACGTTCTCCCGGTTCGAGCCTATCAACAGCCGGCTGTTGTCGCCCATGTTTATACCCTTGTTAATAGCTTGTACCAGTTGGGTGCCCGATGTATTAAAGATGGCTCATTCGGCGGTATTAAAATATAGCCTTGCTGTAATTGCCGTTGCTGCCATGCTGATGTTTGAATATTCCACGGTGAAAATAGACTACCAGCGCTATGATGATGAACTGGATTACGGGGTACCCGGTTATAGCGATGACAGTTGGAACAAGTCAGAATTCGCGCCTTATTTGAAGAAACATAAAAGTATTTTTCAGCCGGGCGTACCTGTCTATTCCGACGCCAACGAGGCCGTGTGGCTGTTCACGGGCCTGTCATCGCAATTGGTGCCGCACAGTTTCTTTAAAAAGGACGTGGAAAAATTTTATAACCAAAAGCGTTTCTACCTGGTTTGGTTCGACTCACTATACAACAGCGAGCTGGTACCGCTAAAGGACATTATGGCCCACCGCAAGCTGGTAAAAATTGGCGGTGCGAAAGAGGGCAAAGTGTACTTGTCGGACGAAAAAAAGTAG
- a CDS encoding D-glycero-alpha-D-manno-heptose-1,7-bisphosphate 7-phosphatase, whose product MNDSAKNKAVFLDRDGVLNKEMGDYVCRIEDFEVLEYNIKALKELQDKGYLLIVATNQGGLAKGWYTEDELAKMHEKLRSIYKDGGVEFTDIFYCPHHPDFTGDCDCRKPKPGLLLRGIKKYNIDPALSYFIGDRERDVIAGTAAGVKGILINSDQPISEVLDLID is encoded by the coding sequence ATGAATGATTCTGCCAAAAATAAAGCCGTTTTCCTCGACCGTGACGGGGTACTTAATAAGGAAATGGGCGACTATGTATGCCGTATTGAAGACTTCGAGGTGCTTGAATATAATATAAAGGCCTTAAAAGAATTGCAGGACAAGGGGTATCTGCTGATCGTAGCTACCAACCAGGGCGGATTGGCAAAAGGATGGTACACCGAAGATGAGCTTGCCAAAATGCATGAGAAATTGCGGAGTATTTATAAAGATGGCGGTGTCGAATTCACCGACATTTTCTATTGCCCGCATCACCCTGATTTTACCGGCGACTGCGATTGCCGCAAACCAAAACCGGGCCTGTTGCTACGTGGAATTAAAAAATACAACATCGACCCTGCCCTATCCTATTTTATAGGCGACCGTGAACGCGACGTTATAGCCGGAACGGCAGCAGGTGTAAAAGGAATTTTAATAAACAGCGATCAGCCGATAAGTGAGGTACTGGATTTGATCGACTAA